In the Candidatus Acidiferrales bacterium genome, one interval contains:
- a CDS encoding cation-efflux pump, translated as MSASTEAVRQKKLAALTSMAAALVLVSLKIFLSFRTGSLGILSEALHSGLDLVAAVITFLSVRIADKPADADHTYGHAKFENFSAFVETTLLLLTALYIVWEALQRLLFRHALVRPSLLAIGLLALMILIDATRARAISRVATRYPSEALEADALHFSTDVWSTSVVLVGILAVWLGQRLGIPWLHYTDPLAALAVAGVIIWVGSRLGRRTLEALLDVAPRGLQHEILAAAESVEGVLGVERVRLRRAGQHYFVDVTISVPRTTSLEEAHATSDRVERRIAEIVPSDVVVHMEPRARSGENLLDAIRATAHRRGLAVHELSAHQIDGRLFIELHLEVDENSTLREAHRLASALERDLIGVAGAGAQINIHIEPLGTHIPGGSEMTELASRIRDFINTLPAEFHELIDCHDVHVRSVEHKILVSCHCSMNASLPVHQIHDVTAAVEDRVKERFSQISRITIHPEPPDEN; from the coding sequence ATGAGCGCATCCACCGAGGCCGTCCGTCAAAAAAAACTCGCGGCGCTGACTTCGATGGCCGCCGCTCTCGTGCTCGTTTCTCTCAAGATTTTCCTTTCTTTCCGAACCGGCAGCCTCGGCATCCTCTCCGAAGCTCTTCATTCCGGCCTCGACCTCGTCGCCGCCGTCATCACTTTTCTCTCCGTGCGCATCGCCGACAAGCCCGCCGACGCCGACCACACCTACGGCCACGCCAAATTCGAAAATTTCTCTGCCTTCGTCGAAACGACTCTCCTTCTCCTCACCGCTCTCTACATCGTCTGGGAAGCGTTGCAGCGCCTGCTCTTTCGCCACGCGCTCGTACGCCCCAGCCTTCTTGCCATTGGCCTGCTCGCGCTCATGATTCTCATTGACGCCACGCGTGCTCGCGCCATCTCCCGTGTCGCGACGCGCTATCCCAGCGAAGCTCTCGAGGCCGACGCGCTCCATTTTTCCACCGACGTCTGGAGCACTTCCGTCGTTCTCGTCGGCATCCTCGCTGTCTGGCTCGGCCAGCGCTTGGGCATTCCCTGGCTGCACTACACCGATCCGCTCGCCGCTCTCGCTGTCGCTGGAGTGATTATCTGGGTAGGTTCGCGCCTCGGCCGTCGCACGCTCGAAGCGCTTCTCGATGTCGCGCCACGCGGCCTCCAGCACGAAATCTTGGCCGCCGCTGAATCCGTCGAAGGCGTTCTCGGCGTCGAACGCGTCCGCCTGCGCCGCGCCGGCCAGCATTATTTCGTCGACGTCACCATCAGCGTCCCGCGCACCACCAGCCTCGAGGAAGCTCACGCCACGAGCGACCGCGTCGAGCGCCGCATCGCCGAAATCGTTCCCTCCGACGTCGTCGTCCACATGGAACCTCGCGCGCGCTCCGGCGAAAATCTCCTCGATGCCATTCGCGCCACGGCACATCGCCGCGGCCTCGCCGTCCACGAACTCTCCGCGCATCAAATCGACGGCCGCCTTTTCATCGAGCTGCATCTCGAAGTTGACGAAAATTCCACCCTCCGCGAAGCTCATCGCCTCGCTTCCGCTCTCGAACGCGACCTCATCGGCGTCGCTGGCGCCGGCGCCCAAATCAACATCCACATCGAGCCGCTCGGCACGCACATCCCCGGCGGCAGTGAAATGACCGAACTCGCCTCCCGCATCCGCGACTTCATCAACACTCTCCCCGCCGAATTTCACGAACTCATCGATTGCCACGACGTCCATGTCCGCTCCGTCGAGCACAAAATCCTCGTCTCCTGCCACTGCTCCATGAACGCCAGTCTCCCCGTCCACCAGATCCATGACGTCACCGCCGCCGTCGAAGACCGCGTCAAAGAGCGCTTCTCCCAAATCTCCCGCATCACCATCCACCCCGAACCCCCCGACGAGAATTAA